One stretch of Microplitis mediator isolate UGA2020A chromosome 9, iyMicMedi2.1, whole genome shotgun sequence DNA includes these proteins:
- the LOC130674826 gene encoding O-acyltransferase like protein-like: MLSSTDSKFYFISIIIIIFSIKLNISECRISENIIASEIWNQLEPISEFHRINTNNYLNRNVTVSPNCDDQVQIFMSALRNFEQWALEMFDASSKLPSGLIRGNLKDLGMYDQCIAINVTKNNTIIRGRHCMYTAAITLSDATTLPLSPTLSVCLPSACDKDQVIEKMQMLFDFLEDFLNGNKINVTSAVCSVVDNNSWNLGTIITIGVLGILIIFLTICTLCDLLIRVNHINNVNFFNTLSKFSLIVNGQRILNTRVPKDNLPVITGLRFYSMSWIILGHSFLMNLLGSVVNIADAMTWFRSWNSLYILIAPFAVDSFFVMSGFLTSYLFIKEMAKGRKFNIFLYYIHRYIRLTPAFMALFLIVTYLLPSMGSGALWDATMNAQSGYCKKNWWPMLLYVHNYVYKDGPACLGHTWYLAVDMQLFWLSPLIIYPLYKKPKIGLFILYSAIIASIITPAVIVGINKFTVALTPTSDLSKTQDMMLYFYIVTYTRAGPWLLGILLGYYLSSNRNFLPKSIIKLGWFLAIVAFAYSFFTYRIYQSEKYEWNIYWETFNAGIARHVWAFGVCWIIYVSTMGHGGVLSKFLSLPIYLPFSRISYSIYLIHYVVQTIKASSARVPSYFSDYQMLDTFFSDLLICIIGGFIFSLLFESPFLVLEKLILGDKTSASHSDNHNNDINKLQDEPQNNSIENGHVNQGFENSKNFV, translated from the exons tatctcagaaTGTCGAATCAGTGAAAATATCATCGCCAGTGAAATATGGAACCAACTTGAGCCCATAAGTGAATTCCACCGGATTAAtacgaataattatttgaatagaaatgTGACAGTATCACCGAATTGCGATGACCAGGTCCAAATATTCATGAGCGCACTCAGAAATTTCGAGCAGTGGGCActtgaaa TGTTCGACGCATCTTCGAAACTACCGTCGGGATTAATCCGAGGAAATCTCAAGGATCTGGGAATGTATGATCAGTGTATAGCAATAAATGTGACTAAAAATAACACGATAATAAGAGGACGTCATTGCATGTACACCGCAGCAATTACTTTATCAGATGCTACTACACTTCCGTTATCGCCGACGCTCTCTGTCTGTTTACCGTCGGCTTGTGATAAGGATCAGGTTATCGAAAAAATGCAGATGCTCTTTGATTTTCTCGAGGACTTTCTCAAtggcaataaaattaatgttacCTCGGCTGTTTGCTCGGTTGTAGATAATAATTCATGGAATCTGGGTACTATCATTAcaat AGGAGTGTTgggaatattaataatatttctaacGATATGTACACTATGCGACTTATTAATTAGAGTTAATCATATTAATAATGTTAACTTCTTTAATACActgtcaaaattttcattaatcgTTAATGGCCAGCGTATATTAAACACTCGAGTACCGAAAGACAATTTGCCAGTAATCACAGGGCTAAGGTTCTACAGCATGAGTTGGATTATCCTCGGACACTCTTTTCTGATGAATTTACTTGGCAGTGTTGTTAATATAGCTGACGCCATGACG tggTTTCGTTCATGGAATTCTTTGTACATTCTAATTGCGCCATTTGCAGTAGATTCATTTTTCGTAATGAGTGGATTTttgacgtcttatttatttataaaagaaatgGCAAaaggtagaaaatttaatattttccttTACTATATCCATCGGTACataag ATTAACGCCAGCGTTCATGgcactatttttaatagtgaCTTATTTACTACCAAGTATGGGGTCAGGTGCATTGTGGGATGCGACCATGAACGCACAAAGTggatattgtaaaaaaaattggtggcCTATGTTACTCTATGTCCACAATTATGTTTACAAAGACGGTCCA gcgtGCTTGGGACACACATGGTACCTCGCAGTTGACATGCAATTATTCTGGCTGTCACCATTAATTATCTATCCACTTTacaaaaaaccgaaaattggattatttattttatattctgcCATTATTGCCTCGATTATTACACCAGCGGTTATTGTgggtattaataaatttactgtagCGCTGACACCGACTTCAGA tttGAGTAAAACGCAAGATATGATGTTGTATTTTTACATCGTCACTTATACAAGAGCCGGCCCATGGCTACTGGGAATATTACTCGGCTACTATTTGTCATCAAATCGCAATTTTCTAccaaaa agtatcataaaattaggGTGGTTTCTAGCAATCGTTGCCTTTGCATACTCATTTTTTACCTATCGGATTTATCAGAGTGAAAAGTACGAATGGAATATTTATTGGGAAACATTCAATGCCGGTATTGCGAGACATGTTTGGGCATTTGGAGTCTGTTGGATTATTTACGTCTCAACTATGGGCCATGGAG GTGTTCTATCAAAGTTTCTGTCATTACCAATTTATCTACCATTCAGCAGAATATCGTACTCGATATACTTAATCCATTACGTTGTTCAAACAATTAAAGCAAGTTCCGCAAGAGTGCCGTCTTATTTTAGCGACTACCAAATG cTGGATACATTTTTTAGCGATTTGCTGATCTGCATTATCGGCGGATTTATTTTCAGTCTCTTATTCGAGTCGCCATTTTTAGTTCTTGAGAAATTAATACTCGGTGATAAAACAAGTGCATCTCATTctgataatcataataatgatataaataaattacaagatGAACcgcaaaataattcaatagaaAACGGTCACGTTAATCAAggatttgaaaattctaaaaatttcgtGTAA
- the LOC130674901 gene encoding uncharacterized protein LOC130674901, with the protein MALKKINSCCCFSLKTGTLIIGIVAMLNYLSFYAILIFNNDVCKAVESMCFDTTQLGTIWKISYNTLGSLLTPLMIYGSLKEDHKLMSPFIVFQAIQIAVEIFIFVANAVGFFIHDLSSGFIFVIIGMIILNILIYLWHVIYSRSAEIKSLNPPSYKKTMSPYEVYC; encoded by the exons atggcgctcaagaaaattaatagttgTTGCTGCTTTAGTTTAAAAACGGGTACACTCATTATTGGAATTGTGGCAATG ttaaattatttgagcTTCTAcgcaatattaatattcaataacGATGTATGTAAAGCAGTAGAGAGCATGTGTTTCGACACAACGCAATTAGGGACGATATGGAAAATTTCTTACAACACACTCGGGTCTTTATTGACACCGCTAATGATTTATGGGTCACTTAAG gaGGATCACAAATTAATGTCACCGTTTATTGTTTTCCAAGCCATTCAAATTgccgtagaaatttttatatttgtagcCAACGCCGttggattttttattcatgacTTGTCATCCGGTTTCATTTTCGTCATAATTGGAATGATTATTTTGA ATATTTTGATCTATCTTTGGCACGTGATTTACAGTCGCAGCGCGGAAATAAAGAGTTTGAACCCACccagttataaaaaaacaatgtcaCCTTATGAGGTTTACtgttaa
- the LOC130675020 gene encoding uncharacterized protein LOC130675020, with product MAVMKLNRFCCCLDLKIGIQIIGTLVLLGYIFVTGVPFSGNDQFCTDLYYDKCGNLTAGVKAVITFFNLLTILVIILMIYGSEKNFPALMMPMLIIYAGSIIWSYVSFLFASVMAFRKRGAGYGIMNLIIGSTATALLVYFWMVIYYRYREIKADRIPLDPRENHPLQP from the exons atggcggtaatgaaattaaatagatTTTGTTGTTGTCTTGATTTGAAAATCGGAATTCAGATAATTGGTACTTTGGTACTA ctTGGATATATATTTGTGACTGGAGTCCCATTTAGTGGTAATGATCAGTTTTGTACGGATTTATATTACGACAAATGTGGAAATTTAACGGCAGGTGTAAAAGCAgtgattactttttttaatttacttacgATTTTGGTCATTATATTAATGATATATGGATCAGAAAAG aattttccCGCACTAATGATGCCGATGCTCATAATATATGCAGGTTCTATAATTTGGAGCTATGTTAGTTTTTTGTTTGCATCAGTTATGGCCTTCAGAAAAAGAGGCGCCGGGTATGGAATAATGAACCTTATTATCGGAAGTACAGCAACGg CGTTATTAGTCTACTTCTGGATGGTGATATATTACCGATACagagaaattaaagctgatcGGATTCCGTTAGATCCCAGAGAAAATCATCCTCTGCAACcgtaa